A genome region from Calditrichota bacterium includes the following:
- a CDS encoding VWA domain-containing protein — protein MKSFKFRNMILLAGLILGLTAAGFAQSWFIPQPPPHIPRPVHFGFPVLEKEAIRFSVQDQAGKITVEQVWKNPSTAPIEGRLIFPLPAGARVTHFEMTVNDTVVTGKLFTREKARQIYEEIVRNLRDPAILEYLNDHLFQTQIFPIPAHQSRRISLTYQAIFPSDHNRVTLKLPLFVQRFRWRRSERMLPQKDLVISGIVRSKIPLKTIYSPNSGVDIFQVSDHEVKVSFEGRVSDQKRSDFRLVYSLQSDPVGLSVLTFKEPAAPGYFLLLASPSIDQNRKQSLPTDFVFLLDRSGSMTGEKLAQAKKALRYCLNHLKPGDRFGLVAFSSDVTLFKESLLPVPKWRKKALKFIDQLEAAGGTNLNAALSSLKKFKSDSTRPLEVIFLTDGKPTVGVTEEADILKSFRKDIPPNLRLFIFGVGFDVNTFLLNHLSQEGHGTVVYVEPESNLEVKISNFFETIKSPVLTNLSLDWGGQTVREVFPKKLPDLFRGGQLIVAGRYEKTGDFRVELKGAFQNREKAFAKIVRFPAQTRENDFVPVIWASRKIGYLLDEIRWHGENDELKNEIVRLSKKFGIVTPYTSYLIREPERPVVLQPTTGGPPTPPPPHFNRSKNVFLQDFASKAAVESGVSSFYISKGIQNLKQSRALPAESRTNRVRFVAGRSFIFRDSLFVEQRVESRPADVSVVFGSPAYFDLLTWHPELSEIFALGKAVKFEYGGIVFQISKNGTEKWSPDEAEKYRRLASGVD, from the coding sequence TTGAAATCATTCAAATTTAGAAACATGATTCTCCTGGCCGGGCTTATTTTGGGCCTGACAGCTGCCGGTTTTGCGCAGAGCTGGTTTATTCCACAGCCGCCGCCGCACATTCCGCGTCCTGTTCATTTTGGATTTCCGGTTCTTGAAAAAGAGGCCATTCGCTTCTCCGTTCAGGATCAGGCCGGGAAAATAACGGTAGAACAGGTCTGGAAGAATCCCTCCACTGCCCCGATCGAAGGCAGGCTGATTTTCCCGCTTCCAGCCGGTGCCCGTGTCACCCATTTTGAAATGACGGTGAATGATACGGTAGTTACCGGAAAGTTATTCACCCGCGAAAAGGCCAGGCAAATTTACGAGGAAATTGTCCGTAACTTGCGAGACCCCGCCATTCTTGAATACCTGAATGACCACCTGTTCCAAACGCAAATCTTTCCCATTCCGGCTCATCAAAGCCGGCGGATATCACTTACGTATCAGGCCATTTTTCCGTCTGATCACAACCGTGTAACCCTGAAACTTCCTCTGTTCGTTCAGCGATTCCGTTGGCGCCGCAGCGAACGGATGCTCCCACAGAAAGACCTCGTTATCTCAGGAATTGTGCGTTCAAAAATTCCCCTGAAGACGATTTATTCACCCAATTCAGGTGTTGATATTTTTCAGGTTAGTGACCACGAGGTGAAGGTCAGTTTTGAGGGCCGTGTGTCCGATCAAAAGAGAAGTGACTTTCGTCTGGTGTACTCGCTTCAGAGCGACCCGGTCGGCCTCTCTGTGTTGACATTCAAGGAACCGGCTGCACCGGGGTATTTTTTGCTGCTGGCATCGCCGTCAATTGATCAAAATCGTAAACAATCCCTTCCGACGGATTTTGTTTTTCTTCTGGATCGATCGGGAAGCATGACGGGTGAAAAACTCGCCCAGGCCAAAAAGGCACTCAGATACTGTTTGAATCATTTAAAACCGGGTGATCGCTTTGGACTGGTGGCGTTCAGCTCAGACGTAACCCTTTTTAAAGAAAGCCTGCTGCCGGTTCCCAAATGGCGAAAAAAGGCCCTGAAATTTATTGACCAGTTGGAAGCGGCCGGCGGAACGAATCTGAATGCGGCTCTTTCGTCTCTAAAGAAATTTAAAAGCGATTCCACGCGCCCTCTGGAGGTCATTTTTCTGACGGATGGGAAACCGACCGTCGGTGTAACCGAGGAGGCCGACATACTGAAATCTTTCCGAAAGGACATTCCTCCCAATCTTCGCCTGTTTATATTCGGCGTGGGATTCGATGTGAACACGTTTTTGCTCAATCATCTTTCGCAGGAAGGACACGGAACGGTAGTTTATGTGGAACCGGAATCCAATCTTGAGGTCAAAATATCGAATTTTTTTGAAACGATCAAATCACCCGTACTCACGAATCTTTCGCTGGATTGGGGAGGACAGACCGTTCGCGAGGTTTTCCCAAAAAAGCTGCCGGATTTATTTCGGGGCGGGCAGTTGATTGTGGCCGGAAGGTACGAAAAAACCGGTGATTTTCGGGTAGAATTGAAGGGCGCTTTTCAGAATCGGGAAAAGGCTTTTGCGAAAATCGTCCGCTTTCCGGCTCAAACACGGGAAAACGATTTTGTCCCCGTTATCTGGGCATCCCGTAAAATTGGCTATTTATTGGATGAAATCCGGTGGCACGGCGAGAACGACGAACTCAAGAATGAAATTGTTCGCCTGAGCAAAAAATTTGGCATTGTAACGCCGTACACGTCGTATCTCATCCGGGAACCGGAGCGGCCTGTGGTTTTGCAGCCAACAACAGGGGGGCCGCCAACGCCGCCTCCGCCCCACTTCAATCGTTCGAAAAACGTCTTTTTGCAGGATTTTGCCAGTAAGGCCGCTGTGGAAAGCGGAGTCAGTTCCTTTTACATTAGTAAAGGAATTCAAAACCTGAAACAAAGCAGGGCCCTGCCCGCGGAGTCCAGAACGAACAGGGTGCGATTTGTGGCGGGACGCAGCTTTATTTTCAGGGACAGTCTCTTTGTGGAACAGCGCGTGG
- a CDS encoding transposase — MQYDPQRHHRRSIRLKGYDYSQPGWYFVTVIIQDRIMLLGNVIDEKMVLNDAGQMIQTVWDEIPKYYPGIKIDVSQIMPNHFHGIIQIVGADPRICPLGQSRGIAKGQSRGIAPTEGIAKGQSRGIAPTEGIAPTKGLSLPDVVQRFKTLTTKRYIDGVKQNNWPRFNGKLWQRNYWEHIIRNELELNRIRRYIIENPKKWNSDRDYSDS, encoded by the coding sequence ATGCAATATGATCCGCAAAGGCATCACCGACGATCCATTCGCCTAAAGGGGTATGATTATTCCCAACCGGGGTGGTATTTTGTGACCGTTATAATCCAAGACCGAATTATGTTATTGGGTAATGTGATCGATGAGAAAATGGTTTTGAATGATGCCGGACAAATGATACAAACCGTTTGGGATGAAATACCAAAATATTATCCCGGAATCAAAATAGACGTATCGCAAATTATGCCCAACCATTTTCATGGAATAATCCAAATCGTAGGGGCAGATCCCCGTATCTGCCCGTTAGGGCAATCACGGGGGATTGCAAAAGGGCAATCACGGGGGATTGCCCCAACGGAGGGGATTGCAAAAGGGCAATCACGGGGGATTGCCCCAACGGAGGGGATTGCCCCAACAAAAGGGTTATCGTTGCCAGACGTTGTACAACGATTTAAAACGTTAACCACCAAACGTTATATTGACGGGGTCAAACAAAATAATTGGCCGAGGTTTAATGGTAAATTATGGCAACGAAATTATTGGGAGCACATCATCCGTAATGAATTGGAATTAAACCGCATTCGAAGATATATAATCGAGAATCCAAAAAAATGGAATAGTGATCGGGATTATTCGGATTCTTAA